The genomic region cccatatggctAATATcttcccccgaggggttccggtaacaccccccccccggtacttcgatacatacccgatacattccgaaatacttccggtgtccgaatactatcatccaatatatcaatctttacctctcgaccatttcgagactcctcatcttgTCCGTGATGTCATCCGGATCTCCaagcaacattcggtcaccaaatcagataactcataatacaaatcatcatcgaacattaagcgtgcggaccctacgggttcgagaactatgtagacatgaccgagacacctctccggtcaataatcaatagcagaacctggatgctcatattggttcccacatattctatgaagatctttatcggtcaaaccgtaatgacaacatacgtcattccctttgtcataggtatgttacttgcccaagattcgatcgtcggtatcttcatacctaggtcaatctcgttaccggcaagtctctttactcgttccgtaatgcatcatcccgcaactaactcattagtcacattgcttgcaaggcttatcacgatgtacattaccgagagggcccagagatacttctctaatactcggagtgacaaatcttaatctcgatctatgccaacccaacaaacacctttggagatacctgtagagtatctttataatcacccagttacgttgtgacgtttgatagcacacaaggtattcctccggtatccgggagttgcataatctcatagtcaaaggaatgtataagtcatgaagaaagcaatagcaataaaacttaacgatcattatgctaagctaacggatgggtcttgtccatcacatcattctcctaatgatgtgatcccgttcatcgaatgacaacacatgcctatggttaggaaacttaaccatctttgattaacgagctagtctagtagaggcatactagggacactctgttttgcctatgtatccacacatgtaacaagtttccggttaatacaattctagcatgaataataaacatttatcatgatataaggaaatataaataacaactttattattatttgtagggcatatttccttcaggaattaCTATAAGCTCGCATTCTACAACCCATAGGCTAGCTATATTGTGAGAAGAAGGTGCCAAGTTGGGTCGGCCAAGGCCCATTTGGCCTTGCCTAAGCTCTGCTGGTGGCTAGAGGGAAGGGTAGAGAAAAGATCTTGGCGTGAAGGGTCAATGAATAGGTCTCGGGTAGGTATGTTTCTTCAAATTCTTTAGATTTTGATCTGTTCCCACACATTTGTTCTGTTTTTTTGTGCATCGTGTGGTTTTCCAAAGTAATACAACAATTTATGCACACACAAAAATTTGGCGCAACTTTATTGAAATTTTGACCACATGGGGAAATACCTTTCTACTTTTTATTGAAAGTTCATGGAGCTAACTATTAATTTCCTTTAAGAACGGGCCTCTTGAGGAAGTAACTATTTGTCGCTCATTGCAACAAAAATGTGGGATAATCGCCCATGTAGCGATTTTAGATTGTTTCACTAGCTTTTCTATGTTTTCTGTTTCTCTCGTTTTCTCCTTTTTCGTTACGTCTCTACCATTTTCGTCGATTTTTAGCCTTTTTTATTTCATTATCTAGTTTTCCTTAAATTTttttctcttcttccttttttctattACTTTTTTTTATTTTGTACTTTATTTTGCCCTTATATCATTTCCATTggtaaaatatattttattatggGTAAAAACAAAGTTTCACATTATGCGATGACCATCttcaatacatgatgaacattcttTTAATTGCAATGAACAAGGTTTTAAAAACTGTTTAATGCAATTTAAGAAAAATCTTCACATGATTTAAAAATATGTTCCTATATTTTTATAGATCTTTAGAATTATTGACAAAGGTTCATGGATTTTAATAAAAAatcatgatttaaaaaatggtTGGGTGTTCCAAAATTGTTCACAGATTAAAAAGTATTCATAAATTTGTAAAAATGATTAGGAATCTAAAGATAATATTTACAAATAATAAAGAAAATACATATTATACAAATGTTCACAATTTGTTTAGTAATACtcataagtttaaaaaaaatatcCAGGGTGTTCGTGACATTTAAAAGTATTCACGAACTTTTAAGCAAGTTCATAATCTTTGAAAATGTTCATTTGTGGGAAAACCCGAGGAAACGGAAAAAAGGTGATAACCCAATTAGAAACGGAAGAAAAcaagagaagaaaataaaaaagaaaacaacaGTTGCAGTACGTCATCCCGTACTATAAATAAACGAAAGCAACGAATTGTTTTCCCAAATTGCATGTGCCCCTTTGGTTGAGCCTCATATTTGGGATGGCTCGGCTTGGGATGCATCGAGGTCGAAGGCGTGCCAGGCTATAAGTGGGTGAACCGTTTGTGAAGGATTGCCGGGTCCAACTTCAGGTACGAGCGGCATGTGTATGGCTCTTTTATATCCCACGCGTCGGTGCCCATACACAAATGATACATGTCGCTTGTGTTGCGTAATAAGGCTCCTTTTGGTTCAGAGGAATTGTGTAGGATAGGATATTTATAGAAACAATTCTTTTACTGTTTTTGGTTTATAGGAAATAGAATCATATACCTAtagaggaattcttcctatcctccatatTTCATAGAAAAAAAATATTAACCTAAATtcaatgaaaaaaaatcatataatGTGAACCAAAGGATATCTCTTTTTCTATTCATGTTCATAGGATTTGAGATGTATGACATCTTCCAACAAATTTTCTATTCTTATAATATTACTCTATGAACCAAAGGAGGTCTAATAATGTGTTGCCTAAAACTGCACTGCATGGGCCAACCCAGTAGGAGTAGGTCGGGGCGGCTTTTTTTCCCCCAATGGATTACTTGTAGTTTTACAGACTTtttttgttgtgcttttttgtagggATGCCAATGGGTGGGGTATTGATGAGTATAACCCCCTTCAACCCAAACCCACACTCACATAAAATCTCCATACCCACCCACTACAATATCCATGGGCGTAAATCCGCACacatgcccatacccatcgggtatcctatacccaatgggtaaATATATAACATTTAATATTTTAAAAGGTagagaatgttggggaacgtagtaatttcaaaaaaaaattatgcacacgcaagatcatggtgatgcatagcaacgagaggggagagtttcgtccacgtaccctcgtagaccgtaagcggaaacgttgtgagaacgcggttgatgtagtcgtacgtcttcacgatccgaccgatccaagtaccgaacatacggtacctcctagttcaacacacgttcagctcggtgacgtcccacgaactccgatccagcagagcttcgagggagagttccgtcagcacaacggcgtgatgacgatgatgctgatgctaccgacgcagggcttcgcctaagcaccgctacgatatgaccgaggtggattatggtggaggggtgcaacgcacacggctaaaagatcaactgatcaacttgtgtgtcttggggtgccctcctgcccctgtatataaaggagcaaggggggaggtcggctggccctagcagggcgcgccaggaggaggagtcctcctcctagtgggagcaggactcccctttccttgtccaactaggagggggaaggaaagagtgggagaggggaaaggcaagggggggggggcgccccccccccttccttgtcctattcggactcaaggggagggcgCGCGCGGGCCTGCCCTGGccgacccctctctctccactagggcccaataaggcccattaaccctcggggggttccggtaacccccccccccccggcactcgggtaaaatcccgatttcacctggaactattccaatgtccaaatataggcttccaatatatcaatctttatgtctcgaccatttcaagactccttgtcatgtccgtgatcatatccgggactccaaactaccttcggtacatcaaaacacataaactcatattaccgatcgtcaccgaactttaaacgtgcggaccctacggggtcgagaactatgtagacatgatcgagactcgtctccggtcaataaccaatagcggaacctagatgctcatattggttcctacatattctacaaaaatctttatcggtcaaaccgcataacaacatatgttgctccctttgtcatcggtatgttacttgcccgagattcgatcgtcggtatctcatacctagttcaatcttgttaccgacaagtctctttactcgttctgtaatgcatcatcccgcaactaactcattagtcacaatgcttgcaaggtttatagtgatgtgcattaccgagagggcccagagatacctctcagacaatcggagtgacaaatcctaatctcgatctatgccaactcaacaagtaccatcggagacacctgtagagcacctttataatcacccagttatgttgtgacgtttggtagcacacaaagaacatgtataagtcatgaagaaagcaatagcaataaactaaacgatcatcgtgataagctaacagatgggtcaagtcaatcacatcattctctaatgatgtgatcccgttaatcaaatgacaactcatgtctatggttaggaaacataaccatcattgattcaacgagctagtcaagtagaggcaaactagtgacactctatttgtctatgtattcacacatgtactaagtttccggttaatacaattctagcatgaataataaacatttatcatgatgtaaggaaatataaataacaactttattattgcctctagagcatatttcctttagaGAAATGAGTTGAGAATTCAAGTGATGATGGGCGAGCAGTATAACACTAACGCAGGCTCCTTCGATGGATGGCCTCTGGTAGGCATCCAGGGAGTATGATCAACGGTTGGTGGTAGCCGGCACAGTGGGAGGCAGTGTTGGGAATGGGGAATCGCTGGATCAAGAGTTGGACATGTGTCCTGTACAAAGAGTTAAGATTTTATCTTTTCGACGAGTCGCATAAAAGGTAGGAGGAGGAGTGGCGGCCAGGTGATTACGAGCCTATGAGCTATGATCGGTTTAAGGAATATGAGATTTAGGATGGGCCATAGGGGTTGGATGTTGACCCCACATATCATAGGAGTTACATTCATTAAGGAATACAAGATTTAGGATGGGCCATACGAGTATCCGTTGGTTTTACCCATGGCTGAAAATTTTATACCCACATCATACCAATATATTTTGCGAGTATGGATACCCATTACTCATGGGTACAAAATCTCTCCAAGTCTTGCCCATGCCCATTGTTTTAgggtagggtacccgcgggtacaCATAGCCATGGGCAAAACTACCATCCCTACTTTATTGGAATTTTCATATTTCTTGTTACTTCTCTGGCTTTCAGTTTTATTTAGCGTATTTTAtcctttttgtttttctattttcaagatatttttcttttagttttttatcTTCTACATTATTTTTTCATTTTACTGATAGTTTCTAGTTATATGTTGTTTTTTAATCACACTTTTTCCAAAATAAGTGTGAATATTTCAAATTTCACGAACAGTTTTCAAAATTTAATGAACAATGTTTTTCAAAAGCTTGAATATTTTATGATAATGCATGAATACCTTTTTAATGCATGCACATTTCTTACTAATATGTAAGCATGTTAAGAAAATATGTGAATATGTTTTCAAACTATATGAACATGTTTAAATGCACGAACATTTTCTAAAAGCgtgatttttaaaaaaataaattttGAACTAAACTATATAAATATTTAATATCTTTTAAAGTAAATATAAAAAGAAGTAACAAAAGGAAAGAGGAAaaacataaaaggaaataaaagccAGCCAACTTTTGCTAATGGGTCGACCTAATATATAAGTTAGCGGGCGGTGTGGTGTTATTGGACGTTATAAGCGTTCTATGATAGCCCTAGTGCTGGTATGCTGTGCGCTGTTGGGGACTTGTCAATTGCCTTTTGTCATTGGCGAGTGAGTGAATTTATTCTAAAACACATGTCATATGTAAGTAACACCCCGCCTTCCCTCAAGTCCAAATTTCATGTTCAATAAAAGTTAAGGACGACAGCATCACAGAAAATATATTCTTTATACTCCTGGGGTTCCTTCCCGTCACCACGCAAGGATGgcaaggggggagggggtgttTGTCTGTACTCCAGCTGATGAACCCCGTGAAATGAAAGCTAAGGatggcaacccccccccccccccccccccccctcaaaaaaaataaaaataaaaagaaccaCCACCCAGCATAACTTAACCCCGGGACCTAGCATCCAGGCATGGCTGAACATAATGagagtaatttagactagtaacatgtattACTACCTTTATAATGGATAGTAATATATGTGTAGTGTCATACAACATcttatttattaggttgtagattCATTTTGCTTTCGTACGTGTGATGTTACGGTagcatattatgttaccacaagctcCTTTTTTTATTAATTACTTACCACAACATCTTTTTTGCCTAGATATATGTGATGTTACCACTATGACGAGTCGAGGAAGGGACAAAGACAATGGAAACACAAACCTCTAGTTTGAGCAGCTAGTTTGATCATTCATGCAAGTCTCAGTCCGACTGATCCATCCATCCAACCACCAAATATACCACCACCCTCCGCAAGCTGCAATCACTCGAGCTACATGTCGATGCAGAACGTTTTCGGTATTTATATACCGGAATAGACCGAATGAGCGCATGTGGCGCAGCGGCTGGCCATCGGAAGCGCTGGGGAGAACCTGTCACGCAGCTCGCCCAACCAACACGAGCCTCTTTCCTTCGCGGCGCACGCGGATGTGGTTTTTAAATTAAAAAGGAGAAAGCTAGGTCAACCGAATGAATTGATGAGCGCGATCGAACGAGCAGAGAGGCAACAGCGcgtccgccgtcgtcgtcgtccccggccGGCCGCGCCGTTGGATCGCTCGCTGgaggctgccgctgccgctgccgctacgACGCCGCCcgtgtagtagtactgtacgcgtCGTCTACCTGTGCGTGCCTCCTTAATTCCGAGTGGTTGAGCGCCCCGGGTAACCACCGCCATTAATAGGCCACCCTCCCTACCTGTCTACTACCCGTCTCTTTCTTTCTCCGCTTCGCTTACTGCGGGTCCCACCGCCTGACGGACGCCTCTTCTCCTCCGGGTCAATCCATGACTCCATGAGCACCGCGAGACGTCGTAACAGTAACACTTTTGGATTGGAATTAGACGTGGTCGATACGTACAGCTCCTCCTGTACAGGTAGCAAGTGCGTCGTCACTTGGAGTTGTACCGGTATACCAAGTTTGGCTACGGGTAGTTTTCATCAGAAGAAAAAAGAGTCTGGGTGCAGGTACAGGCCGGGCTGTAGTCGTGGCACGTACTAAGCGCGCGTTTTGCCGCCGTCGCCGGTACGTACACCTATATGGAACACGGGCCGGCCGAAGCTTCCGTGCGCGCCTTACGGTTTGGGCGCCTATAAGTTTGACTGCCCCGGCAGCGGCAGAGGCCACAAGTTTGTTCCGGGAGGCCACCGTCGCGGTCTAGTTGGTCGCGCACCCTATATATACCGAGCCGCCCGCCGAGGCCAACTCACGCTTCCGGCTCCGGCGCCTCGGTCCAACTCACACCAAAGGCGATCGACACGCGAGTACGTCTCGAGATCCATGGAGTCTGCGCCGGCGGCGGCCTTCATGGAGCGGGAGCGCCTCACGGCGGAGGTGACATTCTCCGGGGACGCGCAGGCGGCGGCCTCGTCCGAGGGCGCCGAGCGGCTGCCCACCAGCATCATCATCAAGATCCGGCGCCGCCTCCCGGACTTCGCCCGCTCCGTCAACCTCAAGTACGTCAGGCTCGGGCTCCGCCACGGCGGCAGCCTCACGTCCTACCTGCCCATGCTGTGCGTGCCGGTGCTCGCCGCGGCCGCCTACTCCTTCGTCCGCCTCGACGTCATCTACCTCTCCATCGACCTGCTCAGCTGCGTCGCCTGGCTCGGCACCGCCATGCTGCTGCTCACCGTCTACTACTTCAAGCGGCCTCGCCCGGTCTACCTCGTCGAGTTCGCGTGCTACAAGCCGGAGGACCAGAACAAGATCACCAAGGAGGCCTTCCTCGACATGACCGAGAGCACCGGCTGCTTCAATGACGAGACGCTCGCGTTCCAGACCAAGATCACCACCCGCTCCGCGCTCGGCGACGAGACGTACCTGCCCCCCGGCGTCCAGGCGCGCCCGCCGAGGCTCAACATGGCCgaggcgcggctggaggccgaggcggtcATGTTCGGCTGCCTGGACGCTCTGTTCGAGTCCACCGGGATCGACCCGCGCCGCGACGTGCGCATCCTCATCGTCAACTGCAGCCTCTTCAACCCGACGCCGTCGCTGGCGTCCATGATCATCCACCATTACAAGATGCGGGAGGACGTCAAGTCGTTCAACCTGGGCGGCATGGGGTGCAGCGCCGGCCTCATCGCCATCGACCTCGCCAAGGACATGCTCCAGGCCAACCCCAACGCGTACGCGGTCGTCCTCAGCACCGAGAACATCACCCTCAACTGGTACTTCGGGAACGACCGCTCCATGCTGCTCTCCAACTGCATCTTCCGCATGGGCGGCGCGGCGGCTCTGCTCTCGAACCGGCGCGCGGACGCCGGGCGCGCCAAGTACCGCCTCCTGCACACGGTCCGGACGCACAAGGGCGCCACGGACGAGTGCTTCAAGTGCGTGTACCAGCGCGAGGACGACGTGGGCAAGGTGGGCGTGTCGCTGGCGCGGGAGCTCATGACGGTGGCCGGCGACGCGCTCAAGACCAACATCACCACGCTGGGGCCGCTGGTGCTGCCCCTGAGCGAGCAGCTCAAGTTCCTCAAGTCGCTGATGATGCGCCGGGTGTTCCGCGCCAAGGGCGTGCGGCCCTACATCCCCAACTTCCGGCGAGCCTTCGAGCACTTCTGCGTGCACGCCGGCGGGCGGGCGGTGCTGGAGGAGGTGCAGCGCAGCCTGAGCCTGGAGGACAAGGACATGGAGCCGAGCAGGTGCGCGCTGCACCGGTTCGGCAACACCAGCAGCAGCTCGCTGTGGTACGAGCTGGCCTACGCCGAGGCCAAGGGCCGGGTGAAGCGCGGCAACCGCGTGTGGCAGATCGGCTTCGGGTCCGGGTTCAAGTGCAACAGCGCGGTGTGGCGCGCGCTCCACGACGTGCCGGCCGTGTCGCCCCCGGGGCCGGAGGAGAAGGCCTGCAACCCGTGGGCGGACTGCGTCGCCAAGTACCCGCCCAAGGCCTACGTCTGACGATACATTACTACGCCGCCGCCGCATGACTCCACACGAAGATTACATGATTCTTTTCTCCTATACTTTTTCTGCATTTCGTTTCCCGTAGGTGGCTGTACCTCAGGTTCCATGGGCGAGCAGTGCCGTTGTTTTCAGCTTTTGTACTTCAAGTGTGAATTATAAACGACAAATATATACGACGAGGTTTCATTCCAGCCATGATTGTATGATATGATCTGTTCCTGGATTAGATAGATTGCTGCTCCGGCGCTCGGGCCCCGTTTCGTCCGTAACGTATGGATTGAGTTCGCGGGCTCGCCACTTGAACCTTCCAAAACGTTGTGCCACGGCTCTCTTCTGGTCGGCTAACGGCCTTGGTTTCCCTGGCCCTCGGTTCAGTTTCTTCCTACATCTGAACGAGCTGACCACGCCTGCCGCGTGTGCCCAACCGAGGAAGAGTCTCGACATGCATGCTCATTGGTGTAACGTGTAAGGTAGTATAGCATATGATGATGAGCGATTACTTGGGTCTGTTTGAGCACGACTTCTCTCTGGCCCCCGTGGAAAAATAGCATCCAGTTCGGGGCATGCTTGATTAATGTTGGTATGGTGGTTCGGTGTTGGATTGACTTACCAATCCATGCAGTTGAAGGTCGTTCATCGGCAAATTAATTGCGGCGTCCATCGGTCTATTTTGCATGGCCATCACTCAACGCTCCTCTGACTTTCTGCATTCATAGCTGTACGCAACGGTCGAAAACTCGAAAGCGTACGGTCTACTCCTACTCTGATTTACGGTATTTTGTTTAATTATCTTTGTCAAAAGTTTGCAAACTATTCATAAAATATCACGATGGTGCAAAGAACACTACAAGTAAAATAAATTACATCCATGTATGTACACCACCTAGCAATGAGTACATGCACTAGAGCAAGCCAAAGACGCGTCGATGTCATCGCTCATTCCTTATTGGAGCCGGACAAACCTTGTTGTTGTAGACAGTCGAGACGTGCACAGAGAATTTTCGACTATCGTCGACAAGGTCAGGCCGACTCCGGTATGGGAGCAAAGACAACGACACATTATCGGCTCGTTCTGATGACAACAGTGGTTGTTCGACGGTTCATGAACCTCGATGTAAATTTTATTATGTCTGAGATGTTTTCTACTTTTGGTCAATTTTTATAATAAATTTGATTCTTTTCAGAAAAAAACACAAGTTATCTCAGCTATTGACACATATGGTAAGCAGTCTAAACAATTAGAAAAAACTAAATTAGACACGGTCCCAACATCGCTGCCctgtttttttcttttaaaaaatggTTTCCGTAGTACTTGCACACAACGACACACCATTGACGTACAAATGAAGCATTGGCGCATCGCGCCGTTTTGAATGCGACGATCCAAACAGAGGCATTGTACTAGCTGGTACACTCGGTTGGGTGGTGTCTTTTCCAATCTATAAGCAGCTAAGCAAATATAGTACTCCCATGACAGCGTAGCTCCACCAATCGGCCATAAACCCGCCTTCTACTTAATCGCATTCAAGACGATGGCCAAAGGAAAAATGACATTCAAGACAAGCTAATCTTCAAAGGGATACCGTGACAAGAAAGGCCGGGAAATTTCAAAGCGGCCGGGCGAAAGCCGCGAGAAAGTGACCAAACAACTCCCAACCCCCAACCATACTACTTTTAGGACTCGATATGAACGCACGAGAACGTTGGAAAAAATCACAAAATGGGCGGGGGCCGGGGCCAACCCAAACCGGGAGTCCAACCGAGCCGCGGCACCGGATGGCCCTGGAGACCTCAGAAGACCGCATTGATTGGGCGGGCACTTTCCTGACGCCTGACTAGTTGAATTCTGACGGTGACGATGAGGTGATGGGCGGCAGCGGCAGACGGCTGCGGACTCGGTACACGACAGGGCACTGCGTACCAGCACACGGTTACTTCCTtcattccaaattactcatcgtggctttttccaaattactcgtcgtggctaaaatcacgacgagtaatttggaacggagggaatacaaTCTAGGGGGCGATCAACGATGATCAAATTGACCCATGTGTCGCTCCGAGCAACTCCACGCACGGGCCTTTTTTTTTACCGGATCAACGGACTCGCTTGATTGGCATGTTTTGATTGGGTAGAATTACGGTGAGGGGCCCATCCTCATTGAAAATTGCGTGGGAGGGGGGGGGGATTAGTTTGGAATATGCCCGTAAAACCCACTAACCAATCTGTGCGTTTAAAATTTTCGATGTCGCTCCCCTGGGTGACCCGGGCgcgagcaactccaacgcgccgacccgaACGCTAAGGAACTGTTTGGATGGCTGCCTAACCAAAATATTGGCGTTGACCATGGTCTTCCGTTTGGATGCCAGCTAGTTTTTCAACGGTGTGCCAACTTTTTGACAGTCCCTTCAGTTTTTCATTCCTCACGCTCGCGAGTTGACAGCGGCAGATTCTTGCGCCAATAATTTGGCGTGCCCTGCATTGGTAGGGCGAGTACAGGcgagaaccaaacaacccctaaacCTACGCGGGTGCCGCCACACCCCCACCCCTCACCCTCCCTCCACCCACTGCCGGCGAGCGTCGTCAGACAAAGCCCGTGTGGTGTGGGCTGCACGGGGCAACTGTGGCAACATGTGTAGCTGGGCCCGGGCAATTGCGGCCCCGCGCACCATGGCGGCGAGTGGTGGCTTGCGCGCGCCGCCGACGCGAGGTGGCCATGGGCGTCGAAGGAGCTGGGTCGCAGTGGCCGGTCGGGCCAGATCCAACACACAAGGAGGCAACGTTTGGTCGATGGAGGCTGTCGATGGTTTCTTCCCTTCAAGCGTCTCCATGCCCGGCTCCTTTGAGCTCGGTGCTGTCCAGCGCGTACGATGCTAGAGGGGGCTCGGGCAGACCGgctccttcaattttttttcttcaaattatAAATTAAACTAACCGAAAGAAAAGAAATGGGAACGACAAAAAAAACTGACGTGCGCCATATAGCTGGACCAGGCCCCTCTCGTGCGAGAGAAGCAAGCGACACTCAGAAGACACGTGCATATCGAGGGACGACTATGTCTCGCTTCATGGGACACATAGCGTCGGCTCGCTTCACACGCCTCCCTAAATGGGCTGGTCAAGCGCATGGGAGGCCACTGCCTTGTTTTTTTTTCACTATATTTTTGCATTCTATTTTAAAATCTGTTTATATTTCCAAAATTTCTAGagaaaatgttaaccaagcatttgaattTTCTTAAATATGTATAGAGgaatatgtttctcatgtatatgaAAGATGTagacaaaaaatatacaatgtgtatgacaAAATTGAtaatttattaaaaaaatgttaatcaagctttaaaaaatattaatcaagtatTATAAAAacgttaaatgtgtataaaaaatgtttgcCATGTACAAGTTATATACAAAAGGAGAACATGTACAAAAAAAGTTTATCATGTTTTCTAAAAAGGTTAAAAATGTATAAAATAAATGTTCATGATGTATAGAAAAAATGTagaaaattcataaatatttgaaCACAAAAAATATAAGCTTTTAAAAATGTTGatcatatataaaaaatgttaaatcatatatgtcaaaaatgctaaatagtactccctccatcccaaaataagtgtctccacttaatactaactttagtacaaagttgtactagagtcgagacacttattttgggacggagggagtactattaaaATGTTATTGGTATATACccaaaatgtacaatgtgtatgaaaaacgtAGTCGTCAACCACAAAATTTTGCAAAACTGTTAATCATctattttgaaaaatgtttaaaatgtacaAAACATGTTACTACATATACGAGTAATGtagaacatgtattaaaaaatttaacataaaaacatattttttttaaatgttgatCATGTAACAAAACATGTTAATCATTTGTTTCAAAAAACTAATATGTATTAAAAATTGTTCCTGATATATGCCAAAAATTTACAATATGTATGAGAAAAGTAGTGGAAACTTtccgtttttctggagaaaaatggaaacaaagagaaaatatgaaaatggaaacggAAATTTACAAAACGGaagtggaaatggaattttttatgcggaaacggaaacagaaacggaacggtgttttccgatggaacatgcatggaaatgaaactttccgtttccgtgaatatggaattttTGTTTTTACTATAGACATATagctgctttgtagcccaaccacCAAAGAGAACACAATGACACAATTAGTAGAATGAATCTAAtgtgacactctaaaatttttatttggtttttatcaaaaaatttgtggtttttgaggaaagGCCTTGTcttaaaatttttctt from Triticum aestivum cultivar Chinese Spring chromosome 4A, IWGSC CS RefSeq v2.1, whole genome shotgun sequence harbors:
- the LOC123085176 gene encoding 3-ketoacyl-CoA synthase 1; this encodes MESAPAAAFMERERLTAEVTFSGDAQAAASSEGAERLPTSIIIKIRRRLPDFARSVNLKYVRLGLRHGGSLTSYLPMLCVPVLAAAAYSFVRLDVIYLSIDLLSCVAWLGTAMLLLTVYYFKRPRPVYLVEFACYKPEDQNKITKEAFLDMTESTGCFNDETLAFQTKITTRSALGDETYLPPGVQARPPRLNMAEARLEAEAVMFGCLDALFESTGIDPRRDVRILIVNCSLFNPTPSLASMIIHHYKMREDVKSFNLGGMGCSAGLIAIDLAKDMLQANPNAYAVVLSTENITLNWYFGNDRSMLLSNCIFRMGGAAALLSNRRADAGRAKYRLLHTVRTHKGATDECFKCVYQREDDVGKVGVSLARELMTVAGDALKTNITTLGPLVLPLSEQLKFLKSLMMRRVFRAKGVRPYIPNFRRAFEHFCVHAGGRAVLEEVQRSLSLEDKDMEPSRCALHRFGNTSSSSLWYELAYAEAKGRVKRGNRVWQIGFGSGFKCNSAVWRALHDVPAVSPPGPEEKACNPWADCVAKYPPKAYV